Proteins encoded together in one Janthinobacterium tructae window:
- the fucP gene encoding L-fucose:H+ symporter permease, translating to MEHVKQGLGASRAQAGTQNNTGALIIVTVLFFMWGLLTSLNDVLIPHLRSIYTLTYVQAMLVQFCFFGAYAIVSLPAGMLIKKIGYQRGVVAGLLIAAAGCAMFYPASTGSYALFLLSFFILAAGITVLQVAANPYVTELGDPQTASSRLTLTQAFNALGTTVAPALGGMLILSGTVLTVQQFDLLPAAEQLAYRAKEAASVQGPYLVLAATLVILAVLFALAKLPKISHADDAAVLAQDGHKVSIWSHRHLVLGALAIFLYVGGEVSIGSFLINFLGESHIAGLSHADAAYFVSYYWGGAMLGRFVGFAVMRYVSPGKTLAFNAAIVIALILVAVFSSGHTAMWALIAVGLFNSIMFPTIFSMALNKLGAQTGQGSGILCMAIVGGAIVPFIQGFLADHINLQLSFLVPALCYTFILYFGWKYASMYNDDAK from the coding sequence ATGGAACACGTAAAGCAGGGCCTGGGCGCATCGCGCGCACAGGCCGGCACGCAAAACAATACAGGCGCCCTGATCATTGTCACGGTGCTGTTTTTCATGTGGGGACTGCTGACCTCGCTCAATGATGTGCTGATTCCCCATCTGCGCTCGATCTACACCCTGACCTATGTCCAGGCGATGCTGGTGCAGTTCTGCTTCTTTGGCGCCTACGCCATCGTCTCGCTGCCGGCCGGCATGCTGATCAAGAAGATCGGCTACCAGCGCGGCGTCGTCGCCGGCTTGCTGATCGCGGCCGCCGGCTGCGCCATGTTCTACCCGGCATCCACCGGCAGCTATGCGCTGTTCCTCCTGTCCTTCTTCATCCTGGCGGCCGGCATCACCGTGCTGCAGGTGGCGGCCAATCCCTACGTGACGGAACTGGGCGACCCGCAGACGGCGTCGAGCCGTCTGACCCTGACGCAGGCCTTCAACGCGCTGGGCACCACCGTGGCGCCAGCCTTGGGCGGCATGCTGATCTTGTCCGGCACCGTGCTGACGGTGCAGCAGTTCGACTTGCTGCCGGCCGCCGAGCAACTGGCCTACCGCGCCAAGGAAGCCGCTTCCGTGCAAGGTCCGTACCTGGTGCTGGCCGCTACCCTGGTGATCCTGGCCGTGCTGTTCGCGCTGGCAAAATTGCCGAAGATTTCGCATGCCGACGATGCGGCCGTCCTGGCGCAGGATGGCCACAAGGTCTCGATCTGGTCGCACCGCCACCTGGTGCTGGGCGCGCTGGCCATCTTCCTGTACGTGGGCGGTGAAGTCAGCATCGGCAGCTTCCTGATCAACTTCCTCGGCGAGAGCCATATCGCTGGCCTCAGCCACGCCGATGCCGCCTATTTCGTCAGCTATTACTGGGGTGGCGCCATGCTGGGCCGCTTCGTCGGCTTTGCCGTGATGCGCTACGTCAGCCCGGGCAAGACCCTGGCCTTCAATGCCGCCATCGTCATCGCGCTGATCCTCGTCGCCGTGTTCTCCAGTGGTCACACGGCCATGTGGGCATTGATCGCCGTCGGCCTGTTCAACTCCATCATGTTCCCGACCATCTTCAGCATGGCCCTGAACAAGCTGGGTGCGCAAACGGGACAAGGTTCGGGCATTCTGTGCATGGCCATCGTCGGCGGCGCCATCGTGCCGTTCATCCAGGGCTTCCTGGCCGACCACATCAACCTGCAGCTGTCCTTCCTCGTGCCGGCCCTGTGCTACACGTTTATTCTGTACTTCGGCTGGAAATACGCCAGCATGTACAACGACGACGCCAAGTAA
- a CDS encoding DUF3563 family protein: MSTAFTYHTTQNSNIIATLVHAAKRVGAWLNHSSDRRERAYEEAYLAESTDRYDLEYRMRELARANPQPSWMSGLSR, translated from the coding sequence ATGTCTACCGCATTTACTTACCACACCACGCAAAACAGCAATATCATCGCCACCCTGGTGCACGCCGCCAAGCGTGTCGGTGCCTGGCTGAACCACAGCAGCGACCGCCGCGAACGTGCTTACGAAGAAGCCTACCTGGCCGAATCGACCGACCGTTACGACCTGGAATACCGCATGCGCGAACTGGCCCGCGCCAACCCGCAGCCTAGCTGGATGAGCGGCCTGAGCCGTTAA
- a CDS encoding NADPH-dependent FMN reductase, whose protein sequence is MKTPITILAIAGSLRAASLNTALLHAIARLAPADYAICIYPGLGELPLFNPDLDADSLPAVTGLRDAILAADVLLLASPEYAHGVSGPMKNALDWMVGNESFIDKPLVLLNASPRATHAQAALRETARTMSARLIDEACISLPLLGSGLDADGIAADPALRRAILDMLQCIRSFS, encoded by the coding sequence ATGAAAACGCCCATTACCATCCTCGCCATCGCCGGCAGCCTGCGCGCCGCCTCGCTGAACACCGCCCTGCTGCACGCCATCGCCCGGCTTGCCCCAGCGGACTATGCCATCTGCATCTATCCGGGACTGGGAGAATTACCCCTCTTCAATCCCGACCTCGACGCCGACAGCCTGCCGGCCGTGACGGGCCTGCGCGACGCCATCCTGGCGGCCGACGTGCTGCTGCTGGCCAGCCCCGAATACGCGCATGGCGTGAGCGGCCCGATGAAGAACGCGCTGGACTGGATGGTGGGAAATGAATCATTCATCGACAAGCCGCTGGTGCTGCTGAACGCCTCGCCGCGCGCCACGCATGCGCAGGCGGCCCTGCGCGAAACGGCGCGCACCATGTCGGCGCGCCTGATCGACGAGGCCTGCATCAGCCTGCCTTTGCTGGGGTCGGGTCTCGATGCCGACGGCATCGCTGCGGACCCGGCATTGCGCCGGGCCATCTTGGATATGCTGCAGTGCATCAGGTCATTTTCATGA